A stretch of the Streptococcus suis genome encodes the following:
- a CDS encoding shikimate kinase has protein sequence MPIVLLGFMGVGKTTTASLLELPVYDMDQIIEERIGMSIADYFSLKGEMAFRQIETEVLKELLTLPADCIVSTGGGVVKSEVNRKLLLENKDNNVLLTASFEVAYQRISMDDQSPRPLFLQHSKDEFKAIYQERMSLYQGLATTVIDTDHVRPEQVARKILCK, from the coding sequence ATGCCAATCGTATTGCTAGGATTTATGGGGGTTGGGAAAACTACAACTGCCAGTTTGTTAGAACTCCCAGTCTATGATATGGACCAGATCATAGAGGAACGGATTGGTATGTCAATCGCTGATTATTTTAGTCTGAAGGGAGAAATGGCTTTTCGACAGATCGAGACAGAGGTGCTAAAAGAATTATTAACATTACCAGCAGATTGCATTGTTTCAACGGGTGGTGGTGTTGTAAAATCTGAAGTAAACAGGAAGTTATTGCTGGAAAATAAGGATAATAATGTACTTCTTACAGCCTCCTTTGAGGTTGCTTATCAGAGAATTAGCATGGATGACCAATCTCCAAGGCCACTCTTTTTGCAACATAGCAAAGATGAATTTAAAGCCATTTATCAAGAGCGGATGTCACTTTATCAAGGATTGGCAACAACAGTTATTGATACAGATCATGTACGTCCAGAACAAGTAGCAAGGAAAATTCTATGCAAGTAG
- a CDS encoding prephenate dehydratase, protein MQVAYLGPRGSFTHQVAQEAFPTADLKAFGTITEVIKAYENGKVTYSVIPVENSIEGSVHETIDYLFHQAEIHAVAEIVQPIAQQLLATDAHKSIEVIYSHPQAIAQGKKYIQEHFPQARIEVTASTAYAARFVAEHADQPFAAIAPHAAADEYGLVVIGQDIQEISENFTRFWILGTVAPDVQLRKVAQKVSLALTLPDNLPGALYKAMSVFSWRGINLTKIESRPLKTALGEYFFILDIDHQSDELLAYSQDELTSLGISCKILGNYLVYMTS, encoded by the coding sequence ATGCAAGTAGCCTATTTGGGACCTCGTGGTTCCTTCACCCATCAAGTTGCCCAGGAGGCATTTCCAACTGCTGATTTGAAGGCCTTCGGTACGATTACAGAAGTGATTAAAGCTTATGAAAATGGAAAAGTTACCTATTCCGTCATTCCAGTAGAAAACTCGATTGAAGGAAGTGTTCATGAGACCATAGACTATCTTTTTCATCAGGCAGAAATACATGCAGTTGCAGAAATTGTTCAGCCAATTGCTCAGCAGTTATTGGCAACCGATGCACATAAATCAATTGAAGTGATTTATTCCCATCCTCAAGCTATTGCTCAGGGGAAAAAATACATTCAGGAGCATTTTCCTCAGGCTCGGATTGAAGTTACGGCAAGTACTGCTTACGCGGCTCGATTTGTCGCTGAACATGCGGACCAACCATTCGCTGCCATTGCTCCTCATGCTGCTGCAGATGAGTATGGTTTGGTGGTGATTGGACAAGATATCCAGGAAATTAGTGAAAACTTTACCCGCTTTTGGATCTTGGGAACAGTAGCTCCAGATGTACAGTTGAGAAAGGTGGCACAAAAAGTTAGCTTAGCACTGACCTTGCCAGATAATTTACCGGGTGCCCTCTATAAAGCAATGTCTGTTTTTTCATGGCGCGGGATTAACCTGACAAAAATAGAAAGTCGTCCTTTAAAAACAGCACTGGGAGAGTATTTTTTCATATTAGATATTGATCATCAATCCGATGAATTGCTGGCTTATTCACAAGATGAATTGACTAGTTTAGGAATATCATGTAAAATACTAGGGAATTACCTGGTTTATATGACCAGCTAG
- a CDS encoding LytR family transcriptional regulator has product MNNNDSILTHHEQLRLDYLQKNIHYLNEKESRELEYLLYKKELRDRHAAPQQPKPRHVASAYEDDFESDYFDDDIEQEAILPQYPERRSRSRKQPQKRIQPEKTAPKIKLKKQKKPRKRGRLKRFFFYLILALLIVIGAMGYNFFKGMNSVSEKPVAEVFNGVKTSDGTNILILGTDGRLGENSGETRTDTIMVLNVNNKDNKVKLVSFMRDTLVDIDGYEYKLNNAYTLGEQDNQQGAEQVRKTLKDNFDIDIQYYAMVDFATFATTIDTLFPEGVTIDAQFSTIDGEEVSSVEVPNDLGLEENAPAYQNIQVGVQQMDGKTLLNYARYRYDDEGDYGRTRRQQQVLSAVMSQAKNPMKLFSGSEAIGKVVAMTPTTVPQSFMWLQGPGIVLDAANGIERMTIPENGDWIDDYDMFGGMALRIDFDKYQQHLAELGLR; this is encoded by the coding sequence ATGAATAATAATGATAGTATCCTAACCCATCATGAACAATTAAGGTTAGATTATTTACAAAAAAATATCCACTATTTAAACGAAAAAGAGAGTCGTGAATTAGAGTATTTACTGTATAAAAAAGAGCTTAGAGATCGTCATGCAGCTCCTCAACAACCGAAGCCACGTCATGTAGCATCTGCTTATGAGGATGACTTTGAGAGTGATTACTTTGATGATGATATTGAACAGGAAGCTATCCTACCTCAGTATCCTGAACGTAGATCAAGAAGCAGAAAGCAGCCCCAAAAGCGGATACAACCAGAAAAAACAGCACCTAAAATCAAGTTGAAAAAACAGAAAAAACCTAGAAAACGCGGTCGGTTGAAACGATTTTTCTTTTATTTGATTCTTGCTTTGTTGATTGTCATTGGAGCGATGGGCTATAATTTTTTCAAAGGTATGAACAGCGTTAGCGAGAAACCAGTTGCTGAAGTATTTAATGGTGTAAAGACATCTGATGGAACAAACATCCTGATTTTGGGGACTGATGGGCGCCTTGGTGAAAATTCTGGTGAAACCCGTACCGATACCATAATGGTCTTGAACGTCAATAATAAGGACAATAAGGTTAAACTCGTCAGTTTCATGCGTGATACCTTGGTGGATATTGATGGTTACGAATACAAATTAAATAACGCCTATACCCTAGGTGAGCAAGATAATCAACAGGGTGCTGAACAAGTACGTAAGACCTTAAAGGATAATTTTGACATTGATATTCAATATTATGCAATGGTTGATTTTGCAACATTTGCTACCACAATTGATACACTTTTCCCTGAGGGAGTTACAATAGACGCGCAGTTCTCTACAATTGATGGAGAAGAAGTCAGTTCTGTTGAAGTTCCTAATGACTTAGGACTTGAGGAGAACGCACCTGCCTACCAGAATATTCAAGTAGGCGTGCAACAGATGGACGGAAAAACACTTTTAAACTATGCCCGTTATCGTTACGATGATGAGGGGGACTATGGTCGAACTAGACGTCAGCAGCAGGTGTTGTCAGCCGTCATGTCACAGGCAAAAAATCCAATGAAACTATTTTCTGGTTCTGAGGCAATAGGGAAAGTTGTCGCAATGACGCCTACAACAGTTCCACAAAGTTTTATGTGGTTACAAGGTCCTGGCATTGTTTTAGATGCCGCAAATGGTATTGAACGAATGACCATCCCTGAAAATGGAGATTGGATTGATGATTATGATATGTTTGGTGGTATGGCTTTACGAATTGATTTTGATAAATACCAACAACACTTAGCAGAATTGGGCTTGCGTTAG